A DNA window from Pleuronectes platessa chromosome 19, fPlePla1.1, whole genome shotgun sequence contains the following coding sequences:
- the pax8 gene encoding paired box protein Pax-8, translated as MSSHSGRGHGGLNQLGGMFVNGRPLPEVIRQRIVDMAHQGVRPCDISRQLRVSHGCVSKILGRYYETGSIKPGVIGGSKPKVATPKVVDKIADYKRQNPTMFAWEIRDRLLAEGVCDGDTVPSVSSINRIIRTKVQQPFNLPLDGKGLSPGQTLIPSSAVTPPESPQSDSLGSTYSISGLLGIPHPSAEGKRSHDDSDQDSCRHSVDSQGSGGVPRKQMRLDHFSTASQHLDCGFDRHHYPPDSFGSASGSKAEQTLYPLSLLNGSLDEAKTSLSASSSTIGRNLAHQGYTMVTEPLQSLPLCLKQEMSPEVTSTSPSPNMAASNLAFLELQALQKPVSLSGSNCSSNHFPNAFNSFSHHAPVYGQFSSQSVISGRDMVSSTLPGYPPHIPSPAQSGYSSSAITGMVAGADYTGQSYTHSPYTSYSEAWRFTNSSILGSPYYYSSASRTAPPPSSAYDHL; from the exons ATGTCCAGCCACTCTGGAAGAG gTCATGGGGGTCTTAACCAACTAGGCGGAATGTTTGTTAATGGCCGACCACTTCCGGAGGTGATCCGGCAACGCATTGTGGACATGGCCCACCAGGGGGTTCGGCCCTGTGACATCTCCAGGCAGCTCCGAGTCAGCCATGGCTGCGTCAGCAAGATCCTGGGACG CTACTACGAGACAGGAAGCATCAAGCCTGGTGTGATTGGCGGCTCCAAGCCCAAGGTGGCCACCCCGAAAGTTGTGGACAAGATCGCTGATTACAAGAGGCAGAACCCCACCATGTTCGCGTGGGAGATCAGGGACCGGCTGCTGGCAGAGGGAGTGTGTGACGGCGACACGGTGCCCAGCGTGAGCTCCATTAACAG aATAATACGAACTAAAGTCCAACAGCCGTTCAACCTGCCTCTCGATGGAAAAGGCCTGAGTCCCGGACAAACCTTAA TCCCCAGTTCAGCGGTCACCCCTCCCGAATCTCCTCAGTCCGACTCCCTGGGCTCCACCTACTCCATCAGCGGCCTGCTGGGTATCCCTCATCCCAGCGCCGAGGGCAAGAGGAGCCACGATGACA GTGACCAGGACAGCTGCCGGCACAGCGTGGACTCTCAGGGCAGCGGCGGCGTCCCGAGGAAACAGATGAGGCTGGATCACTTCTCAACCGCCTCGCAACATCTGGACTGCGGGTTCGATCGTCACCACTACCCGCCGGACTCATTCGGCTCGGCCTCCGGCAGCAAGGCAGAGCAG ACTTTGTACCCGCTGTCCCTGCTCAACGGCAGCCTCGACGAGGCCAAGACCAGCCTCTCGGCATCCAGCTCCACCATTGGACGGAATCTGGCGCATCAGGGCTACACCATGGTGACCG AGCCCCTTCAGTCCCTGCCGCTCTGTCTAAAACAGGAAATGTCCCCCGAGGTGACCAGCACGAGCCCATCGccaaacatggcggcctccaacCTGGCGTTCCTGGAGCTGCAGGCGCTGCAGAAACCTGTTTCTCTCAGCGGCAGCAACTGCAGCTCCAACCATTTCCCCAATGCATTCAACTCattctcccatcatgcaccagTGTACGGGCAGTTCAGCAGCCAGTCTGTCATCTCAG gacgTGACATGGTGAGCTCCACGCTGCCAGGTTACCCACCTCACATCCCGTCCCCTGCACAGTCAGGATACTCCTCCTCTGCCATCACAGGCATGGTCGCAG GTGCAGACTACACCGGTCAGTCCTACACCCATTCCCCCTACACCTCGTACAGTGAGGCCTGGAGGTTCACCAACTCCAGCATACTGG GTTCCCCCTATTACTACAGCTCCGCCTCCCGCACAGCCCCACCACCTTCATCTGCCTACGACCACCTCTAG